In a single window of the Venenivibrio stagnispumantis genome:
- the sdhA gene encoding succinate dehydrogenase flavoprotein subunit, whose translation MLKYDVLIVGAGGAGLMAALEASKAKDLKIGVITKVYPTRSHTGAAQGGINAALANVDPSDNPEVHTFDTIKGSDYLGDQDAIEFMCYEAPKRIYELEHLGVPFSRLEDGRIAQRPFGGAGFPRTCYAADKTGHVILHTLYEQCLKNDVEFLNEWFVKELIIDNNEAKGVIAIDIRNGEVHAIAAKAIIFATGGYARVYWVRNTNAIGSTGDGMAICYRAGIPLKDMEFVQFHPTGLRSTGILVTEGARGEGGYLINNKGERFMARYAPQKMELAPRDLVARSIETEILEGRGWGEGMMAYVHLDLRHLGAEKIKKKLPQIRQLCIDFEGVDPIEEPIPVRPTAHYSMGGIDVRDYKTSMTGVNGVFAVGECACVSVHGANRLGGNSLLDLVVFGKPAGAAAVEYARNKSESNYNLKAEEERARKEIEELLRKESKENINNIRMEMAQTMWDKVGIFREEKPMLEAIEKIKELKERYKLLAPGDSGRLFNTALINYIELGYLLDLAEAIAVTAVLRKESRGAHARRDYPNRDDENFLKHSLAYYTPEGPKVEYSEVRITKYQPQERKY comes from the coding sequence ATGTTAAAGTATGATGTTTTAATTGTAGGAGCCGGTGGTGCCGGTTTAATGGCTGCCCTTGAAGCAAGTAAAGCAAAGGATTTAAAAATTGGAGTAATAACAAAGGTTTATCCAACCCGCTCTCATACCGGAGCGGCACAGGGTGGTATAAATGCAGCCCTTGCAAATGTTGACCCTTCTGACAATCCGGAAGTTCATACTTTTGACACAATAAAAGGTAGTGATTATCTTGGAGACCAAGATGCAATTGAATTTATGTGTTATGAAGCTCCAAAAAGAATATATGAACTTGAACATCTTGGAGTTCCTTTTTCAAGACTTGAAGATGGAAGAATAGCCCAGAGACCTTTTGGTGGTGCAGGATTTCCAAGAACATGTTATGCAGCAGATAAAACAGGACACGTTATATTACATACATTATATGAACAATGCTTAAAAAATGATGTTGAATTTTTAAATGAATGGTTTGTAAAAGAACTTATTATTGACAATAATGAAGCTAAAGGTGTAATAGCAATAGATATAAGAAATGGTGAAGTCCATGCAATAGCAGCAAAAGCTATTATCTTTGCAACCGGTGGATATGCAAGGGTTTATTGGGTAAGAAATACAAATGCTATCGGTTCAACCGGTGATGGAATGGCAATATGTTATAGAGCAGGTATTCCTCTTAAAGATATGGAATTTGTCCAATTCCATCCAACAGGGCTTCGTTCAACCGGTATATTGGTAACAGAAGGAGCAAGAGGTGAAGGTGGATATCTAATAAATAACAAAGGCGAAAGATTTATGGCAAGATATGCTCCTCAAAAGATGGAACTTGCACCAAGAGATTTAGTAGCAAGGTCTATAGAAACGGAAATTTTAGAAGGAAGAGGATGGGGAGAAGGTATGATGGCTTATGTCCATCTTGACCTTAGACATCTTGGTGCTGAAAAAATCAAAAAGAAACTTCCTCAAATAAGACAACTTTGTATAGATTTTGAAGGAGTTGACCCTATAGAAGAACCAATTCCTGTAAGACCAACAGCCCATTATTCTATGGGTGGTATAGATGTTAGAGATTACAAAACAAGTATGACAGGTGTCAATGGCGTATTTGCAGTTGGTGAATGTGCTTGTGTATCTGTTCACGGAGCAAACAGATTAGGTGGAAACTCATTACTTGATTTAGTAGTATTTGGAAAACCTGCCGGAGCAGCAGCAGTAGAATATGCAAGAAATAAATCCGAAAGCAATTATAACCTCAAAGCAGAAGAAGAAAGAGCAAGAAAAGAGATAGAAGAGCTACTCAGAAAAGAAAGCAAAGAAAATATAAATAATATAAGAATGGAAATGGCACAGACTATGTGGGACAAAGTAGGTATATTTAGAGAAGAAAAACCTATGTTAGAAGCAATAGAAAAGATAAAAGAGTTAAAAGAAAGATACAAATTATTAGCTCCGGGAGATAGTGGAAGATTATTTAATACTGCTTTAATTAATTATATAGAGCTTGGATATCTATTAGATTTAGCAGAAGCAATTGCAGTAACTGCTG